The Phacochoerus africanus isolate WHEZ1 chromosome X, ROS_Pafr_v1, whole genome shotgun sequence genome has a segment encoding these proteins:
- the PLP1 gene encoding myelin proteolipid protein isoform X1, which yields MGLLECCARCLVGAPFASLVATGLCFFGVALFCGCGHEALTGTEKLIETYFSKNYQDYEYLINVIHAFQYVIYGTASFFFLYGALLLAEGFYTTGAVRQIFGDYKTTICGKGLSATVTGGQKGRGSRGQHQAHSLERVCHCLGKWLGHPDKFVGITYALTVVWLLVFACSAVPVYIYFNTWTTCQSIAFPSKTSASIGSLCADARMYGVLPWNAFPGKVCGSNLLSICKTAEFQMTFHLFIAAFVGAAATLVSLLTFMIAATYNFAVLKLMGRGTKF from the exons ATGG GCTTGTTAGAGTGCTGTGCGAGATGTCTCGTAGGGGCCCCCTTTGCTTCCCTGGTGGCCACTGGATTGTGTTTCTTTGGGGTGGCACtcttctgtggctgtggacatGAAGCACTCACTGGCACAGAAAAGCTAATTGAGACCTATTTCTCCAAAAATTACCAGGACTACGAGTATCTCATCAATGT gatccatgcttTCCAGTATGTCATCTATGGAactgcctctttcttcttcctttatggGGCCCTCCTGCTGGCTGAGGGCTTCTACACCACCGGCGCAGTCAGGCAGATCTTTGGCGACTACAAGACCACCATCTGCGGGAAGGGCCTGAGTGCAACGGTAACAGGGGGCCAGAAGGGGAGGGGTTCCAGAGGCCAACATCAAGCTCATTCTTTGGAGCGGGTGTGTCATTGTTTGGGAAAATGGCTAGGACATCCCGACAAG TTTGTGGGCATCACCTATGCCCTGACCGTTGTGTGGCTCCTAGTGTTTGCCTGCTCTGCTGTGCCTGTGTACATTTACTTCAACACCTGGACCACTTGCCAGTCTATTGCCTTCCCCAGCAAGACCTCTGCCAGCATAGGCAGTCTCTGTGCTGATGCCAGAATGTATG GTGTTCTCCCATGGAATGCTTTCCCTGGCAAGGTGTGTGGCTCCAACCTTCTGTCCATCTGCAAAACAGCTGAG TTCCAAATGACCTTCCACCTGTTTATTGCTGCCTTTGTGGGGGCTGCAGCCACACTGGTTTCCCTG ctCACCTTCATGATTGCTGCCACTTACAACTTTGCCGTCCTGAAACTCATGGGCCGAGGCACCAAGTTCTGA
- the PLP1 gene encoding myelin proteolipid protein isoform X2 — MGLLECCARCLVGAPFASLVATGLCFFGVALFCGCGHEALTGTEKLIETYFSKNYQDYEYLINVIHAFQYVIYGTASFFFLYGALLLAEGFYTTGAVRQIFGDYKTTICGKGLSATFVGITYALTVVWLLVFACSAVPVYIYFNTWTTCQSIAFPSKTSASIGSLCADARMYGVLPWNAFPGKVCGSNLLSICKTAEFQMTFHLFIAAFVGAAATLVSLLTFMIAATYNFAVLKLMGRGTKF, encoded by the exons ATGG GCTTGTTAGAGTGCTGTGCGAGATGTCTCGTAGGGGCCCCCTTTGCTTCCCTGGTGGCCACTGGATTGTGTTTCTTTGGGGTGGCACtcttctgtggctgtggacatGAAGCACTCACTGGCACAGAAAAGCTAATTGAGACCTATTTCTCCAAAAATTACCAGGACTACGAGTATCTCATCAATGT gatccatgcttTCCAGTATGTCATCTATGGAactgcctctttcttcttcctttatggGGCCCTCCTGCTGGCTGAGGGCTTCTACACCACCGGCGCAGTCAGGCAGATCTTTGGCGACTACAAGACCACCATCTGCGGGAAGGGCCTGAGTGCAACG TTTGTGGGCATCACCTATGCCCTGACCGTTGTGTGGCTCCTAGTGTTTGCCTGCTCTGCTGTGCCTGTGTACATTTACTTCAACACCTGGACCACTTGCCAGTCTATTGCCTTCCCCAGCAAGACCTCTGCCAGCATAGGCAGTCTCTGTGCTGATGCCAGAATGTATG GTGTTCTCCCATGGAATGCTTTCCCTGGCAAGGTGTGTGGCTCCAACCTTCTGTCCATCTGCAAAACAGCTGAG TTCCAAATGACCTTCCACCTGTTTATTGCTGCCTTTGTGGGGGCTGCAGCCACACTGGTTTCCCTG ctCACCTTCATGATTGCTGCCACTTACAACTTTGCCGTCCTGAAACTCATGGGCCGAGGCACCAAGTTCTGA